TAAACCTGCATTAATAACATCTTGTGGCAATTGTATTGCTCTTCTGTTATCATTTGTTGTCAATACATCTGAAGAGACTGATCCTACTGTCCCCCCCGACAATGTTCTTCTGTAAACTTCGATGCCATATCGTTTAATATCGAACCAGCGAAGCCCCGTATGAAGCGTCTGAATTCTACGCATAAAAAGTACCGCATGAATCATATTTTCTTGGGTCCCCGACTCAATGGCATATTCTGGATTGTTCAATTTCTTTTTCGGAGTTGGAACTTTTGGCGTGTAATAGGCGAAATGGTTACCCCAGTTGTTTATTCCTTCCACCGTCATTTTCGAAGCAAATGTTACTGTATTACCAGCCCAAAGCTGCATATCCTGTATAGCAGCATCATACTTCTTGAGGTGGATGTTAGCCTCGGCCCGTGTAAGCAAAGCTTCTTCCGAGGTCAGTTCTGTCATCGTAGTACGCCAAAAACCTGTTTGTGATACGGGATCTGTAAATTCAAACAGATATGGAAAGCGAGGGAGTAAAGCCTTATCAATATTGGTACCACCATACACATAGGCCCTAATTCGATAATTTGTAGAACCTATTTGAATAGCTCCAGATTCAATAGCAGGCCAATTGGCAGAAGCCAAGTAGGGGGCTATCGCAAAAAGAGTTTCCTTTTTTGCAATAACGGCATTATGGTTATAGCGCGATCCTACATAATATGCTCCAAAAGTAAGTCCTAAGCCGGAATACGGTGAAAAAATAAGATAATTAGCCTTCAATGTACTGCTATTATACTCTCGCGACGCATTGCCTTGATCGGCCGCAAAAGCAGCAACTTGCGCATAGTTACGCAAAGACTCTGCAGGATCTCCAAGAGCTTTAGAAGCATAGTCGGCAGCTTTCTGCCATTCGCCCATAAACAAATATACACGCGCAGCAAAGGCATAAGCAGCAGTTTTATTGAAATGGTATTTTGCTGTAGCACTATTCGAATAGGCCGCATCGTCGATCAAAGGAATTCCCTCTTCCAGGTCTTTAACCAC
The Sphingobacterium multivorum genome window above contains:
- a CDS encoding RagB/SusD family nutrient uptake outer membrane protein — protein: MKTKFLNILILSGCFIGFTSCNKYLDELPDNRAELNNADKIGKILTSAYPTSSYVMTAEMSSDNVDDYGATNPNSTRLSGQMYSWSEITEKDVDDISEFWMASYKAISSTNAALEAIAEAGDPENLQPQKGEALVARAYNHFMLVNLFGKHYNRSTSKSDLGVTYMTKPETTLSPKYQRNTVAEVYDFVVKDLEEGIPLIDDAAYSNSATAKYHFNKTAAYAFAARVYLFMGEWQKAADYASKALGDPAESLRNYAQVAAFAADQGNASREYNSSTLKANYLIFSPYSGLGLTFGAYYVGSRYNHNAVIAKKETLFAIAPYLASANWPAIESGAIQIGSTNYRIRAYVYGGTNIDKALLPRFPYLFEFTDPVSQTGFWRTTMTELTSEEALLTRAEANIHLKKYDAAIQDMQLWAGNTVTFASKMTVEGINNWGNHFAYYTPKVPTPKKKLNNPEYAIESGTQENMIHAVLFMRRIQTLHTGLRWFDIKRYGIEVYRRTLSGGTVGSVSSDVLTTNDNRRAIQLPQDVINAGLTPNPR